The following are encoded together in the Fundulus heteroclitus isolate FHET01 chromosome 19, MU-UCD_Fhet_4.1, whole genome shotgun sequence genome:
- the ttc8 gene encoding tetratricopeptide repeat protein 8 isoform X4 produces MEQAIKTPRTASTARPVTSSSGRFIRLGTASMLTNPEGPFINLSRINLSKYSQKPSLSRTLFEYIFHHENDVKNALDLAAQATEHAQFKDWWWKVQLGKCYYRLGLYREAEKQFRSALNQQDVVDTYLYLTKVYQRLDQPITALNLFKQGLDHFPGEVTLLTGIARIHEEMNNISSATEYYKEVLKQDNTHVEAIACIGSNHFYTDQPEIALRFYRRLLQMGVYKCQLYNNLGLCCFYAQQYDMTLSSFERALALVASDEEQADVWYNIGHVAVGIGDLTLAYQCFKLTLAFNNDHAEAYNNLAVLELRKGRIEQSKAFLQTAASLAPNMYEPNYNLSILCEKIGDLQSSYTAAQKSEDAFPEHADTQKLLKQLRHHFAVL; encoded by the exons ATGGAGCAGGCCATTAAAACCCCACGCACTGCAAGCACTGCTCGTCCTGTCACTAGTTCTTCTGGTAGATTCATTCGTTTGGGAACT GCTTCAATGCTGACCAATCCAGAAGGACCTTTTATAAATTTGTCAAGAATAAATCTGTCCAAGTATTCCCAAAAGCCCAGTTTGTCCAGA ACTTTATTTGAGTACATCTTTCATCATGAAAACGATGTTAAAAAT GCTTTAGATTTGGCAGCTCAAGCCACTGAGCATGCACAGTTCAAAGATTGGTGGTGGAAGGTTCAACTGGGAAAGTGTTACTACAG GCTGGGTTTATACAGAGAAGCAGAGAAACAGTTTCGATCGGCTCTCAACCAGCAGGACGTGGTAGATACGTATCTCTACCTCACAAAG GTTTATCAGCGCTTGGATCAACCAATAACAGCCCTCAACCTTTTTAAGCAAGGCCTGGACCACTTTCCTGGTGAGGTCACTCTTCTAACGGGAATTGCCCGCATCCATGAG GAGATGAACAACATTTCCTCGGCCACAGAATACTACAAGGAGGTCTTGAAGCAGGACAACACCCACGTGGAGGCGATTGCCTGCATAGGCAGCAATCACTTCTATACTGATCAGCCCGAGATCGCGCTGCGGTTCTATAG GCGGCTTCTCCAGATGGGCGTGTATAAATGCCAGCTGTACAACAACCTGGGCCTCTGCTGTTTCTATGCGCAGCAGTACGACATGACGCTGTCGTCGTTTGAGAGGGCTCTGGCACTGGTGGCCAGTGATGAGGAGCAGGCAGATGTCTGGTACAATATCGGACATGTGGCTGTG GGCATCGGAGACTTGACGCTGGCATATCAGTGTTTCAAACTGACCCTGGCTTTCAATAATGATCACGCCGAGGCGTACAACAACCTGGCGGTCCTGGAGCTGCGAAAAGGTCGTATTGAGCAG TCCAAAGCCTTCCTACAGACAGCGGCGTCGCTGGCCCCTAACATGTACGAGCCCAACTACAATCTTTCCATTCTGTGTGAAAAG ATTGGAGACCTTCAGAGCAGCTACACTGCAGCCCAGAAGTCTGAGGATGCTTTTCCAGAGCACGCCGACACACAGAAGCTGCTCAAGCAGCTTCGGCACCACTTTGCGGTGCTGTGA
- the ttc8 gene encoding tetratricopeptide repeat protein 8 isoform X3, which translates to MVYVDEVDVDEEGIAEMMLDESSIAQVARPGTSLRLPGTSQGGGPTPAVRPVTQSGRPITGFVRPSTQSGRPGTMEQAIKTPRTASTARPVTSSSGRFIRLGTASMLTNPEGPFINLSRINLSKYSQKPSLSRTLFEYIFHHENDVKNALDLAAQATEHAQFKDWWWKVQLGKCYYRLGLYREAEKQFRSALNQQDVVDTYLYLTKVYQRLDQPITALNLFKQGLDHFPGEVTLLTGIARIHEEMNNISSATEYYKEVLKQDNTHVEAIACIGSNHFYTDQPEIALRFYRRLLQMGVYKCQLYNNLGLCCFYAQQYDMTLSSFERALALVASDEEQADVWYNIGHVAVGIGDLTLAYQCFKLTLAFNNDHAEAYNNLAVLELRKGRIEQSKAFLQTAASLAPNMYEPNYNLSILCEKIGDLQSSYTAAQKSEDAFPEHADTQKLLKQLRHHFAVL; encoded by the exons ATGGTGTACGTTGATGAAGTTGATGTTGACGAGGAGGGGATTGCTGAGATGATGCTGGATGAGAGCTCTATAGCACAAGTTGCAC GACCTGGAACATCGCTGAGACTTCCTGGAACAAGTCAGGGTGGTGGTCCCACTCCAGCAGTCAG GCCAGTGACACAATCAGGACGTCCTATTACAGGCTTTGTGAGACCCAGCACGCAGTCGGGGCGTCCTGGAACGATGGAGCAGGCCATTAAAACCCCACGCACTGCAAGCACTGCTCGTCCTGTCACTAGTTCTTCTGGTAGATTCATTCGTTTGGGAACT GCTTCAATGCTGACCAATCCAGAAGGACCTTTTATAAATTTGTCAAGAATAAATCTGTCCAAGTATTCCCAAAAGCCCAGTTTGTCCAGA ACTTTATTTGAGTACATCTTTCATCATGAAAACGATGTTAAAAAT GCTTTAGATTTGGCAGCTCAAGCCACTGAGCATGCACAGTTCAAAGATTGGTGGTGGAAGGTTCAACTGGGAAAGTGTTACTACAG GCTGGGTTTATACAGAGAAGCAGAGAAACAGTTTCGATCGGCTCTCAACCAGCAGGACGTGGTAGATACGTATCTCTACCTCACAAAG GTTTATCAGCGCTTGGATCAACCAATAACAGCCCTCAACCTTTTTAAGCAAGGCCTGGACCACTTTCCTGGTGAGGTCACTCTTCTAACGGGAATTGCCCGCATCCATGAG GAGATGAACAACATTTCCTCGGCCACAGAATACTACAAGGAGGTCTTGAAGCAGGACAACACCCACGTGGAGGCGATTGCCTGCATAGGCAGCAATCACTTCTATACTGATCAGCCCGAGATCGCGCTGCGGTTCTATAG GCGGCTTCTCCAGATGGGCGTGTATAAATGCCAGCTGTACAACAACCTGGGCCTCTGCTGTTTCTATGCGCAGCAGTACGACATGACGCTGTCGTCGTTTGAGAGGGCTCTGGCACTGGTGGCCAGTGATGAGGAGCAGGCAGATGTCTGGTACAATATCGGACATGTGGCTGTG GGCATCGGAGACTTGACGCTGGCATATCAGTGTTTCAAACTGACCCTGGCTTTCAATAATGATCACGCCGAGGCGTACAACAACCTGGCGGTCCTGGAGCTGCGAAAAGGTCGTATTGAGCAG TCCAAAGCCTTCCTACAGACAGCGGCGTCGCTGGCCCCTAACATGTACGAGCCCAACTACAATCTTTCCATTCTGTGTGAAAAG ATTGGAGACCTTCAGAGCAGCTACACTGCAGCCCAGAAGTCTGAGGATGCTTTTCCAGAGCACGCCGACACACAGAAGCTGCTCAAGCAGCTTCGGCACCACTTTGCGGTGCTGTGA
- the ttc8 gene encoding tetratricopeptide repeat protein 8 isoform X2, protein MEVTMDPLFLAWSYFRRRKLQQCSEICSKLLQENPYDQAAWSLKTRALTEMVYVDEVDVDEEGIAEMMLDESSIAQVARPGTSLRLPGTSQGGGPTPAVRPVTQSGRPITGFVRPSTQSGRPGTMEQAIKTPRTASTARPVTSSSGRFIRLGTASMLTNPEGPFINLSRINLSKYSQKPSLSRTLFEYIFHHENDVKNALDLAAQATEHAQFKDWWWKVQLGKCYYRLGLYREAEKQFRSALNQQDVVDTYLYLTKVYQRLDQPITALNLFKQGLDHFPGEVTLLTGIARIHEEMNNISSATEYYKEVLKQDNTHVEAIACIGSNHFYTDQPEIALRFYRRLLQMGVYKCQLYNNLGLCCFYAQQYDMTLSSFERALALVASDEEQADVWYNIGHVAVGIGDLTLAYQCFKLTLAFNNDHAEAYNNLAVLELRKGRIEQSKAFLQTAASLAPNMYEPNYNLSILCEKIGDLQSSYTAAQKSEDAFPEHADTQKLLKQLRHHFAVL, encoded by the exons ATGGAAGTGACGATGGACCCTTTGTTTCTCGCGTGGAGCTATTTCAGGAGGCGAAAGCTTCAACAGTGTTCAGAGATTTGTAGTAAACTATTGCAAGAAAATCCCTACGACCAG GCTGCATGGAGCTTAAAAACCAGAGCCCTCACAGAGATGGTGTACGTTGATGAAGTTGATGTTGACGAGGAGGGGATTGCTGAGATGATGCTGGATGAGAGCTCTATAGCACAAGTTGCAC GACCTGGAACATCGCTGAGACTTCCTGGAACAAGTCAGGGTGGTGGTCCCACTCCAGCAGTCAG GCCAGTGACACAATCAGGACGTCCTATTACAGGCTTTGTGAGACCCAGCACGCAGTCGGGGCGTCCTGGAACGATGGAGCAGGCCATTAAAACCCCACGCACTGCAAGCACTGCTCGTCCTGTCACTAGTTCTTCTGGTAGATTCATTCGTTTGGGAACT GCTTCAATGCTGACCAATCCAGAAGGACCTTTTATAAATTTGTCAAGAATAAATCTGTCCAAGTATTCCCAAAAGCCCAGTTTGTCCAGA ACTTTATTTGAGTACATCTTTCATCATGAAAACGATGTTAAAAAT GCTTTAGATTTGGCAGCTCAAGCCACTGAGCATGCACAGTTCAAAGATTGGTGGTGGAAGGTTCAACTGGGAAAGTGTTACTACAG GCTGGGTTTATACAGAGAAGCAGAGAAACAGTTTCGATCGGCTCTCAACCAGCAGGACGTGGTAGATACGTATCTCTACCTCACAAAG GTTTATCAGCGCTTGGATCAACCAATAACAGCCCTCAACCTTTTTAAGCAAGGCCTGGACCACTTTCCTGGTGAGGTCACTCTTCTAACGGGAATTGCCCGCATCCATGAG GAGATGAACAACATTTCCTCGGCCACAGAATACTACAAGGAGGTCTTGAAGCAGGACAACACCCACGTGGAGGCGATTGCCTGCATAGGCAGCAATCACTTCTATACTGATCAGCCCGAGATCGCGCTGCGGTTCTATAG GCGGCTTCTCCAGATGGGCGTGTATAAATGCCAGCTGTACAACAACCTGGGCCTCTGCTGTTTCTATGCGCAGCAGTACGACATGACGCTGTCGTCGTTTGAGAGGGCTCTGGCACTGGTGGCCAGTGATGAGGAGCAGGCAGATGTCTGGTACAATATCGGACATGTGGCTGTG GGCATCGGAGACTTGACGCTGGCATATCAGTGTTTCAAACTGACCCTGGCTTTCAATAATGATCACGCCGAGGCGTACAACAACCTGGCGGTCCTGGAGCTGCGAAAAGGTCGTATTGAGCAG TCCAAAGCCTTCCTACAGACAGCGGCGTCGCTGGCCCCTAACATGTACGAGCCCAACTACAATCTTTCCATTCTGTGTGAAAAG ATTGGAGACCTTCAGAGCAGCTACACTGCAGCCCAGAAGTCTGAGGATGCTTTTCCAGAGCACGCCGACACACAGAAGCTGCTCAAGCAGCTTCGGCACCACTTTGCGGTGCTGTGA
- the ttc8 gene encoding tetratricopeptide repeat protein 8 isoform X1 → MEVTMDPLFLAWSYFRRRKLQQCSEICSKLLQENPYDQDSSLLISEAAWSLKTRALTEMVYVDEVDVDEEGIAEMMLDESSIAQVARPGTSLRLPGTSQGGGPTPAVRPVTQSGRPITGFVRPSTQSGRPGTMEQAIKTPRTASTARPVTSSSGRFIRLGTASMLTNPEGPFINLSRINLSKYSQKPSLSRTLFEYIFHHENDVKNALDLAAQATEHAQFKDWWWKVQLGKCYYRLGLYREAEKQFRSALNQQDVVDTYLYLTKVYQRLDQPITALNLFKQGLDHFPGEVTLLTGIARIHEEMNNISSATEYYKEVLKQDNTHVEAIACIGSNHFYTDQPEIALRFYRRLLQMGVYKCQLYNNLGLCCFYAQQYDMTLSSFERALALVASDEEQADVWYNIGHVAVGIGDLTLAYQCFKLTLAFNNDHAEAYNNLAVLELRKGRIEQSKAFLQTAASLAPNMYEPNYNLSILCEKIGDLQSSYTAAQKSEDAFPEHADTQKLLKQLRHHFAVL, encoded by the exons ATGGAAGTGACGATGGACCCTTTGTTTCTCGCGTGGAGCTATTTCAGGAGGCGAAAGCTTCAACAGTGTTCAGAGATTTGTAGTAAACTATTGCAAGAAAATCCCTACGACCAG GACTCATCTTTACTTATCTCAGAG GCTGCATGGAGCTTAAAAACCAGAGCCCTCACAGAGATGGTGTACGTTGATGAAGTTGATGTTGACGAGGAGGGGATTGCTGAGATGATGCTGGATGAGAGCTCTATAGCACAAGTTGCAC GACCTGGAACATCGCTGAGACTTCCTGGAACAAGTCAGGGTGGTGGTCCCACTCCAGCAGTCAG GCCAGTGACACAATCAGGACGTCCTATTACAGGCTTTGTGAGACCCAGCACGCAGTCGGGGCGTCCTGGAACGATGGAGCAGGCCATTAAAACCCCACGCACTGCAAGCACTGCTCGTCCTGTCACTAGTTCTTCTGGTAGATTCATTCGTTTGGGAACT GCTTCAATGCTGACCAATCCAGAAGGACCTTTTATAAATTTGTCAAGAATAAATCTGTCCAAGTATTCCCAAAAGCCCAGTTTGTCCAGA ACTTTATTTGAGTACATCTTTCATCATGAAAACGATGTTAAAAAT GCTTTAGATTTGGCAGCTCAAGCCACTGAGCATGCACAGTTCAAAGATTGGTGGTGGAAGGTTCAACTGGGAAAGTGTTACTACAG GCTGGGTTTATACAGAGAAGCAGAGAAACAGTTTCGATCGGCTCTCAACCAGCAGGACGTGGTAGATACGTATCTCTACCTCACAAAG GTTTATCAGCGCTTGGATCAACCAATAACAGCCCTCAACCTTTTTAAGCAAGGCCTGGACCACTTTCCTGGTGAGGTCACTCTTCTAACGGGAATTGCCCGCATCCATGAG GAGATGAACAACATTTCCTCGGCCACAGAATACTACAAGGAGGTCTTGAAGCAGGACAACACCCACGTGGAGGCGATTGCCTGCATAGGCAGCAATCACTTCTATACTGATCAGCCCGAGATCGCGCTGCGGTTCTATAG GCGGCTTCTCCAGATGGGCGTGTATAAATGCCAGCTGTACAACAACCTGGGCCTCTGCTGTTTCTATGCGCAGCAGTACGACATGACGCTGTCGTCGTTTGAGAGGGCTCTGGCACTGGTGGCCAGTGATGAGGAGCAGGCAGATGTCTGGTACAATATCGGACATGTGGCTGTG GGCATCGGAGACTTGACGCTGGCATATCAGTGTTTCAAACTGACCCTGGCTTTCAATAATGATCACGCCGAGGCGTACAACAACCTGGCGGTCCTGGAGCTGCGAAAAGGTCGTATTGAGCAG TCCAAAGCCTTCCTACAGACAGCGGCGTCGCTGGCCCCTAACATGTACGAGCCCAACTACAATCTTTCCATTCTGTGTGAAAAG ATTGGAGACCTTCAGAGCAGCTACACTGCAGCCCAGAAGTCTGAGGATGCTTTTCCAGAGCACGCCGACACACAGAAGCTGCTCAAGCAGCTTCGGCACCACTTTGCGGTGCTGTGA